The following coding sequences are from one Paenibacillus tundrae window:
- a CDS encoding DUF6382 domain-containing protein, protein MVLEKPGGLKMENLSRVQTGMLTANSIPRLLPIHIREVDSTVTLQYDISGYKMLSQVLKSSKIEMVVLYGLLYQLADTFTECRQYMLESRKLMLQEEYIFVNGSLDQGELGLVYVPLMDTPEVDSTPLHFRELVIRLMAHTKELQGQGIQRVLQLCDTEQWDIQKLRELLIELYADEQKGSNNAKFLSSRSTGDGGVVVKDTQLTGNPALEEVRIGQPQLSSRESYSPQHVPYESEPQLHWRQQSKTPEEKELDIVNRAMPSSSTIRAQRDIPPQSRFGNEQSLARSNNASVQGDMYDEPLDDEAEKKAASSKVTYILLGCMVGMALVWRFIYMEQPGETPMILSAALSAVLLAIAAWAWFSKGKFNTSKRNTKRNNADQKQNSYSFSSDSDSNAMETSTDKKSTFFGLGKKRPKEEDEMFQENWRWNAPAPAVEQASTAPGYVGQGMNTRFQDLHTETHNNLTPQATPIAPSTSELARYHVATEPTVNLQNVGGGEQALAGTATPSYYLERRSATGERNERMDVSGASFVIGRSAEMVQWVDTATGVSRAHVELSRNKTGYVIKDLGSVNGTILQGNPLAPYKEYPLQDGDTFTLADSAYTYRSVG, encoded by the coding sequence ATGGTTCTGGAGAAACCGGGAGGCTTGAAAATGGAGAACCTGAGCCGAGTTCAGACGGGCATGCTCACTGCCAATTCGATTCCACGGTTACTACCAATCCACATTCGTGAAGTGGACAGCACGGTGACGTTACAGTATGACATCTCAGGCTACAAAATGCTGTCCCAGGTGCTGAAGTCGAGCAAGATTGAGATGGTTGTACTATATGGTTTATTGTATCAGCTTGCGGACACCTTTACTGAATGTCGCCAATATATGCTAGAGTCACGTAAATTGATGCTGCAAGAAGAATATATTTTCGTAAATGGATCGCTTGATCAGGGTGAGCTTGGTTTAGTCTACGTACCTCTCATGGATACGCCAGAAGTGGATTCTACACCTCTACATTTTCGTGAACTGGTCATTCGACTAATGGCACATACGAAGGAATTACAAGGACAAGGGATTCAGCGTGTGTTGCAGTTATGCGATACGGAACAATGGGATATTCAGAAATTACGAGAGTTGTTGATAGAGCTGTATGCAGATGAACAAAAAGGTTCAAATAACGCTAAGTTTCTATCTTCACGGTCAACTGGAGACGGGGGGGTCGTCGTTAAGGACACACAATTAACAGGTAATCCAGCTTTAGAAGAGGTTCGAATAGGTCAGCCACAATTGAGTAGTCGGGAGTCATACTCGCCGCAGCACGTACCGTATGAATCGGAACCTCAGCTCCATTGGCGTCAACAGTCTAAGACTCCTGAAGAAAAGGAGCTGGATATCGTGAACCGGGCAATGCCTAGCTCTTCAACTATACGTGCCCAACGAGATATACCACCTCAGTCTCGATTCGGTAATGAGCAATCATTGGCACGTTCGAATAACGCGTCAGTACAAGGTGATATGTATGATGAACCATTGGACGATGAAGCCGAGAAGAAAGCTGCCTCTTCCAAAGTAACTTATATCCTGTTGGGCTGTATGGTGGGCATGGCATTGGTATGGAGATTCATCTACATGGAGCAGCCAGGTGAGACACCAATGATCCTGTCTGCTGCATTGAGTGCTGTATTGCTTGCTATTGCGGCATGGGCATGGTTCAGCAAAGGAAAATTTAATACATCAAAACGCAACACGAAGCGCAACAATGCAGATCAGAAACAGAACTCATATTCTTTCTCGTCGGATTCCGATTCGAATGCTATGGAGACTTCGACCGATAAAAAATCTACCTTTTTTGGGTTAGGCAAGAAACGCCCTAAAGAAGAGGATGAGATGTTTCAGGAGAACTGGCGTTGGAACGCTCCAGCACCGGCAGTTGAACAAGCTTCCACTGCACCTGGTTACGTAGGTCAAGGTATGAACACTCGTTTTCAAGATTTACATACGGAAACGCATAATAATCTGACTCCGCAGGCTACACCTATCGCTCCATCAACTTCTGAATTAGCACGTTATCATGTGGCAACAGAGCCAACGGTTAATTTGCAGAATGTCGGAGGTGGGGAACAAGCACTAGCGGGCACAGCTACGCCTTCATATTATCTGGAACGCCGTTCAGCGACGGGTGAGCGTAATGAACGAATGGATGTAAGCGGAGCTTCGTTTGTGATCGGTAGATCAGCAGAGATGGTGCAGTGGGTCGATACAGCAACCGGTGTGTCCCGTGCTCATGTGGAATTGAGCCGGAACAAAACGGGCTATGTGATCAAGGATTTGGGGTCTGTCAATGGCACGATTCTTCAAGGCAATCCACTTGCCCCGTACAAAGAATACCCGTTGCAGGATGGAGATACGTTTACGTTAGCTGATTCAGCATATACCTATCGATCAGTCGGATAA